The nucleotide sequence CACCGATTAAAAGAGTAAAAAATCTCATAAACGCACATACCTCTTAAAAGTTCCCACCGATCAAGCATTAATCAAGGATTTAAAAGTATTGAGAATTCAACATCAACTACTAATTTTTCTGACTATATCTCTATGTCAAATATTGTAAGGAAGCGAGTGGCTAAAAAGATATACAAAATTATATGGTCAGTTTTGTTCttctaaaatttgacataaacaGAAAACTTTAACGGAACGTTTTCTTATTGCAGCAAAAACATATTATTCCAGAATCATCTTTGGACAGAATCTGATTATATTAGGTTTTCAcagttaaaacataaaatacaagGGCAAACATATATAGTTTCAACACTTTTGAGCATATGAAATATATACAATCTTGTCAATTCCATGTTTAACCGTTCACTGATTTATAGTTGGACTGaataagaaaacacttttgagcagattaaTTATCtatcaataatatataaatcacaagtccaatttcttgaacaacaaacaagaattaaTAAGCAAAGCACTTTTGAGCACAATATACTCATTAACCCTTGTTGAATTTCCTGCAAGATTAGTTGCATatacaacaaataaaatataaacaagtaTGATAATGTACGTTTTATCTACCAAAACCATAACCATTAAAAGCATGCAAAATTGATGAGTGTGAAGCCCATAATACATTATTTCTCCCACTTGGGCAAACACTCAAAATTGCAAGTTTAAACACTAGAGAAAGTGGctttttcatataacaaaatataggCTAGTTGAATCAATAAAGATcaaatacataattttttttaagtaagtTAATTAGAATTAAAAAGTTCCATAAACTAAAACTTATGCAATgactacaaattttattttattttagtgtatAAGAGAAGACTCACATATGTGTTAAAGATTAGgtcataaattaaaatgaaacctaATAAGAGAatccaaactcaaaatttatgttttaattcaaaAACAAGGTCGAttaaaataaacacttagataTCTCAATAACatcaaattttcaacaataattttaatcctcttttttttttttttttttacaagtgaGTAAAAAATTAATTCGAAAAGAGATGTGATGCAAAAACTGCAAAAAATCTGCAATGCAGACCTGAGATTAAAAATTCACTAAATCCTCCTTTTTCATTCAATGTGCATAAAAATTTCCATACATAAAGTAGACATACAATGCTACTATTTcctaaaattttataattttttgaagTATGACAAGTATACGAGAAGCAAAttctgtgacaacccgtccctgaaattacgtttttatttatttattttaattgagggaattgacgaaaatgcctctagaggtaaggactttaacttccgttgaccatcgtctagagaaacgtatgacttattcttttagcgtatttGAGTAGTACgagcgcataggcgaaagccgtttgcgagtcccaATTATATCGGTATAGTTACGGATGTTtgaaattagtaatttaaagtttagatataaattatttaaaaactttccaCCATGGGGGAAGGGTAACCAAGCAGAAGTAAGGGAAGGTGCCACGGGGGAGAAAGCTCCTATCTGATGGGAGGCAGACGAACCAGAGAAGGAGGAGGTGAGTGGACCAATGGGAGGAAGAGAAGGGAAGAAAGGAAAGAGGAATGAGAGGCGCGGGATCATAAACCCTTCCCTTTTAACCCTGTGCACAACCTAGTTTCGACCCGATTCCAAATCCGGCGAATTTTTGCCATTTTTCTCATTGATCATCACCACCCATCACTTGCAAATCACTCATGTGACCTCCCATCCACCATCTCAGCCCAAAAAACAGAGAGTCTTAGTTTCAATTTCGTGAAGGTCGCATGGCTATGTGAGTGACTAAGCGGCGATCCACCCATTTCTGAAACACTTACCTTCAATCACCAACACCAAAACACTTCTCTAGAGGTCAGGAACAAAACCTAAATGGTTTTAGGGGCGGTGGTGTTGCAGATTGAtcgaatcaagaacacccaaattCTAGGGTTCTGGCGAGTTCATGGCGATTTGAGGCGTTTTCCAGCCAAATTGGCTTGGacacaggtataaaacttgctctactcactgagatcttcatttctggggaagtttgagaatttttagaaatagttgatttttccgaCAAGTCGGGGCAGTCGACCGTTGTGTATGGCAGTGCGTGGTGGCGGTATGTGGTCCGAGACATCCCCTTACCTCCCTAGGctaaatttgtttctccaattccATATGTGAAGTCCGATTGACGTATTTCCATCGGTTGGACCTAGTTCCATTAGGGTCAGCCACTTGAGTATTATAGCAATTGATGATCCGACctttggatcgtcaccaaactttgatatgttatagtacgtaatatatGAAGATCATAAGAAATTGTGGATCAggaatccgacgtacggatcttcccaaattggatttgttAGTTCATAAAATAGAACGTtaaccgccacttgaatttgcaattggcggagatccaaccgttggatcgtaatgaaattttagtttgatgctttaaaaatataatgtggatttttggaagttacggatcggAAATATGTGGtgcggatcttccggattgGGTTACGTAAGGTTGTAGACCCTACCATCGATCTTTGACCgatggttgacttttggtcaatgggtctcaaatcattctagaacgtccttgggggatgtgttttatgtaagttacgtgttctattgataagaattctaagacgtgatttgataattgttttaggcaacgatcgttcgtgacgccttgatattcgtgctagggagttgtagcgtaGACTCCAGGTGAGTaggtcttttccttttattgTATGTATATCATCGATAGttccacaaaatatttttaaattgatttatgcattttatgctatgtcatatatatatatatatatttgtatattctaaaatactatgatatggttgagttttagattgcattaTGGTATAACCATATGCATATTACCTACATATAATTGTTGTGAATGCCTTGAAGTGCTAAGGTGAACGCGGGATgtacaggtaagttcaggtgagtttatagtattatttgaaatgattgagttaggGCATGACTATATTAGTGTTTTGTGCAATTCCGACATTGTCGTACAAGTTGCAatgataggcaactccgacactgtcgtacaagttgcctatgagtcgtacaggttgcattaggcaactccgactcagGTGTTATCATGGATTTATCTATGAGTTGTAcaagttgcattaggcaactccgactcagGTGTTATTATGGATTGATTTATGAGTTGTACAGGTTgcgttaggcaactccgactcgtgggttaccatagattgatgagcacttgatttatattgttgttgccgatatgtagtgatttggaatattcttggatttactattgatttacatctaatttcatacttatatgtagtatgatttCCTGGAACCTATGCAAGtattacagcgaggggttatatCGTTTAAAAGGTCTTTATTAAAGCTTTATATTCAGGCCCACTCACTTTTGTTTTTATCcatccaggttctagtagcagagttttcgtatcgacgaggattcgtggcaaGTCTTGGTATTAAAGATTACCTTCGCCGGTATGATTTTCAATCcactctactgtactttacttatgctctgatgtcacgtgtgaaatggggtCATTCCAGCTCACAGTGCACTCTCGTGTTTAGGcacttttatgtttaaatttattcacatattccacatcaCCACATttcatggcttcgtcaccttccagacATCGGCCAGCACATCTCAAtttggagtcctagtggacaatcCGGGTCAGGATATGTCAAATTCCAATGGGATATGCTGCAGAAAGTGCAGAAAATCTGCAGTACAACTGAGATGAAAAATTGACTAAACATTCATTTTTCATCCAATGTATATGAAAATTTCCAGAAGTGAGGTAGATACATAAAGCTGAAATAtcacaaaatttcataatttttgagattttatAAGTGGGCCAAAAATAAAATCGAAATGGAATGTGCTGCAAAAACCGTAGAAATTCCGCACTACATACTAAAACAAAATTCACCAATAATTCATTTTGCAGCTAATTGTTGTGCAAATTTCCAGATTTAAACTAGATATATCAATCtatatcatactaaaatttcatgaaCATACAATGTtgtagaaatttgaaaaatttcagTAGCGTAATCTccttttaaaattttacaataattttatttcatgCCAAAATGACGTGAGaacttttaattataaaaatcatatactaacaTAGCAAGATAAAATTACATAATAATTCACAATTGACCAAGAGTAGTTTTAAAATAACCTTTAGCATGTCCATAATGTATCAAAATCTCCCCTTAAGATAAGAACATAATTCAAAAAGGGAAACCAAAAACGCCCAGTCATTAGTGTGTGTATTTGAGAAATTTCCCAAAAGCACTTGAGTCTCAACTTGCAATTTTATGTTTGAAGATGAAAGTCACAAAGGACAAACATAGCAAACATGAActgtaatattatatatatatatatatatatatatatatatatatatatatatatattaaacgaAGGATAAATTAGACTTATTAATCCAACAACTCATATTTGATATTAGAAAAGAAAGTCTCAACATTAATTGGTCCCAATCATCAGTCATAGAAGCATAAGGGAAATCAAAAGTTACCAAATTCTTATTCCTGAAGAGGGATGCTTCGAGGCATACGATAGATGGAAGCGTAAATCAACTTAATTAATATGTATGGGAAAGTTAGTTTGCAAAAACAGACGGACTTTTTATTCAAATTAGTTCAACTAATCAACTAATACACCAAAGTGGCCATACCATTATTCTTGTAAATCATTACTCAAAAATATGCAGCGGACTGGAATAAACGAAATTAAATGCAATTGAGGAAAATCCTCAAAGCCTCATTCTAGGCATTAGGAATTGAAGGCCCAGAAAACATAAAATGTGAACATGATATAAGATCACAATGGCTCACCCAAGTTATCTTCTGATGGCAAGTCATTCACAtttaaaaacctttgaaaaTAACCGAAATTTTAAACCTGATAATTGACAAGGTGCTCTAGGAGAGAGAAGCGtgcaaaataattattaatttaaaatggGATTCCAAAACAAGCCCTAACCACTGCCCAGGAGCAACACAAATACCATCCAAGCGGATCAAAGCCAATCTTGATATTAATcatgttaaaaaataataatagttgAATCAAATTATTTAGATGCATATGTGTCAAGCCTTTGAACTTTAAATCCAatgcaaaattatatatatatatatatatatatatatatatatatatatatattggaggTATGGCCATATATAAAGCAATCAGATTTGCTTCTTAATTAATCATTATCACGACATGGCTAAGAAAACTTATCTTTATGTTTTCCCatgaaagcaaaacaaaaccattttttataattacatGTGAATCATGGAGTCAGAAAAGTAATTATAAAAATACTCTAAAAAATAAGCGGAAGCCTTAGGATCGATAAGTAAAAGACCTTTAactaaaacacaaactaattgTGCCTTCAGTTTGTCAAAAATTTGTTCAAACAGATTACCCTTAGCCCGAACCCCCAAGCTTTGCAAATTCCCTAGCAGATTTGTATCCGCAGACAAAAATAATACAACTACACGCAGAAGTAATGTTTACAGATGGGTcagattaaaaataataataataacatctaaataattatttgcaaagCCAATTGATAATCAATGAATCATATTATTCGCCAACGCTTTACACATTGTAAAGGATAAAAAGTGATGGCATGATATTAGAACGTTACCATTATATTCAAAACCAACCATGATCGAAATTCTGAATCCTAGACGAGTTGAGAGGCTCTGATACCGCATGTAAGAGGTAATTGAAAAACAAGAAGTTACTAGGATCAcagataaaatataaataattacaataaaccaatcaaacaattaaGGGAAATAAACTTATCTTCCAAAGCGGAGGAAGAAGACGCCATGACTGCTAAGGTTTCAAAGGGAGTCTTCTACACTCAAGCAACCGAGAGTTCTTGCTATCAAATAGGGTTTTTAGCGCAAGATATGATAATTACTGTGAGTGCAGGGACCTCCTAATATATAGATGCTCATCCCTTTAATCCGGCCCattaaatgattaaagggatATTCCAAATCAATTAGGATTTCATTATAGTCCTAAATGGTAATGAATTCATTGTCAACTAATTAAGGTTTTCATGATTAATTGCACTAAATAAGGGCTCCTAAACCTAACCAAATAAGGctccataattttctcaacTATTAACTCGGATTGACCAAGTTACTTGTATGTCAAGAAATAGTGAGCACATGTTCCTTGACACTCACAACTTACTGATaagacataaataaataaacttctTCCTTCTAATCTTCTCACTTTGGAAAGAATTGGATGTGATAACTTTTATTCTTGagtaattcatttttttattttcaagatagccaattttttttcatttcttctttcaacataacttaaaaataattgTTTATCCATTATAATTCAATCCTCCATACCACACAGAGGCCATAtactcattttttcttcttaatagaAACAACAAAGAGAGTGTTCCTTCAACCATAATTCCAAGGTAAGCATTTTATACACTCCTTTTCTCCTATGCACGCACTTATTTAATTATGTCTTTTCTTTTACACACAATAGTGTTAGCAGGTTAAACAGTTAATTGTTAGGGGGAAGGAGAATCCActgattttgtttgtttgtttaattatgtCTATTGATgctcatttgatttattcaatccataGACCATAAATAAGCAAAGATTtataagccaaaaaaaaaaaaaaaaaacgtgaaaatcacttcccttAATTTACACTCAACTTTGACTCTTACAccctttctctcttcctttagTTAAACACTTGAACTCAAAACGTATGTAAACTATTGATGCATTTTCTTAGAATATATTGGTGACTAATgagtatttttttaaaataattggaaATGGTAAATTTAGGGCCAGCCCTGAGGGTAGTCTAAGTAACCGCCCGCCTAGGACCCCTACTTCAGAAGggtccccaaaaaaaaatttatatcctGTAATTAAcagataaatacaaaaaaaaaaaaaaaaaaaaaaaaaaagagcaagaaatatcaTAAACTCATTTGTTAGTGCAGTGAAAATAttggcttcatttttctttggggtgttgagtttgaAACACGAAGCTACCTTTTTAGTCACtagatttttcttaatttttcttgtttttcaaatttactgccaatgtcacatcccggcccgggggggggggaccacttcccaggcccgctctaccaccgtagcacgatattgtccgatttgggccccgacgccctcacggttttgtttttgggaactcacacgagaacttcccaatggatcacccatcctgggagtgttctcatgcgctactcgcttaacttcggagttcccatggaacccaaagctagtgagctcccaaaaggcttcgagctaggtagggatgagaatatacatataaagattactttcctgggcgatgtgggatgtcacaatccacctcctttaggggcccgatgtcctcgtcagcacacacgcgaccagggttaggctctaataccaaattgtcacatcccggcccggggggggggggggaaccACTgcccggacccgctccaccaccgtagcacgatattgtccgctttgggccccgaccaagccctcacggttttgtttctgagaactcacacgagaacttcccagtgggtcacccatcctgagagtgttctcgtgcgctactcgcttaacttcggagttcccatggaacccgaagctagtgagctcccaaaaggcctcgagctaggtaggaatgggaatatacatataaggatcactcccctgggcgatgtgggatgtcacaaccaaTCCATCTATCCAACTCCTAATCCATCTGTccaaatgcatataaagttataaaattcAAGTCTCTttgcaatcttttttctttcaacttctcattctctccatttctaTCGAATGTTTAAAAACTTCCCATTCTCTCAATTTCTATTGAATGTTTAAACCAACTATCATATGGTCTTAAAGATTGTACTTtaaggtaatcaaaactttgaattatatatttttcttttcaataactttttattcaatggattattttaatattcaattcgttagcgttgaatttattatactcgtcaatcaagttttattgttatttactctcttgatcatcaagttttattgttcttcactctcaatcttaaATTCTTGACTGCAAACATTTAGTATATTTGTGTCTAAAAACGTGAATCATGTAATGTTTAAAtaatgtttatatatttatcttcttttgatattaatttttaatgatatttgatctgaaaatagaactttttatgtatttaaccaattctttttttatacaaattaatatataaagaACCGGAGATCAGAGAATTTTAGGGCCCCACTTCGAAGGCTCGCCTAGGTCCGCCAAATTCTCAGGGCCGGCCTGAAAGACTAACCATTGATAAGTCGCTCTTTAACGTCCCGTGAAATCGCAGGTCTCCATTGCTAGGGCTCATCCTTGCAAGATCAGCTACTGAGACTTACACGTTCACATTAAAACAGCCGGAGTTCGACGAGAAGGAATATCATGCAGCTCTTCATCTTCCAAATGCTGAATTTATCTCGAGAACGGAAGAACAACTCGTTACAGTTTTACACAAAGCTAGGGACGACTGAAGCACTGATGAAGAGGACGATCAAGCATTCTCATCACAATTTACAGAAGAAATCAAAATCACCGTATTATCGGTACTTTTGTTCCTTGAGTCGCAAGGCTTCTGTTCGAAGTAAATATGTAGGAGCTGGTATTATAACGAGAGACACTTAATCTTTAAGGCTACTATGTCTCACCTGGAAATTAATATTAGATTTTTCTATTGATCACTTtgtattgaattttgaatttcattaCGTGGTAAGTGGGAAAGTAGTTATTAGATAATTGCTGAAGTCCCATATCGGAGAGATATGAGATATTAAATATGTTTAAAAGGATTTACATAATGCTATGATATTGCCGAGCCTAGTAGCGTGGGCTTATAACTTAGCAGGGCATTAAAGTGATTGGTTGCCTGCATGAAGCCTAACCAGGTGAGGTTATGGTGGTCTTGGTTTGTTCACCTTGGGTGAAATCAAACAAAGTGCGCCCTTAAGCCCTCGGGTTAGTAGGGTTTCCCCATCCACCATGGTTGGGTAGCTAATATAAAATTGATGTTCAGATTGGGGTTGGGTCTAACCCAAACCCCGCAGACCAAGATATGCCTAACCTCGGCGTGCTACCTGGTGTGGCATCTCACTCCACATTCACTTTTTGCATCCAATTTTTCCACTACGTCTTGAGTTCAATCCCTCCCCTCTTCCCTTTAACATGGAAAGTCACttgtaataataataacaaaacaaTCATGTAATTTTTCAGCCGTCCGTATACCATATTTTATCATTAGGAGAGTCTCAAGATGAGAATTTAAGGCCTCTTCTAACGTTGATGTTGTGTTTGGAATAAGGGGTTTACCAAGTATCTTAAAAAAAGAGACTAAATTAGTAAGAAACACCCCACAAGCTAGGCATTAGATAGAGATATTTAAAATCCCTTTTACTTGCAAAAccctcgtccaaacacattttatAACATATTCCAAGTTTCAAACAAATAGCAAAGTGACCAAACAAGCAGCAAGGTATTTCTGTTgccatttttcttccaaacaCTTAGAAATTGGGGAAGGAGAAGCTTTTTGCTAAAACTATTTCTCTACAGAACAAAATAGTTCATCTGGAAAACATTGGGCAACTCTCCCAGACAGTACAATGGCGACTGTGAATCAGGTGGCAGAACACACTAGTTCaaagaaacacaaaaaccaGATGAACACTAAACTGGAGAGCAGTTTGATTAAAAACATTCGCCGCAATCAAAATACGCACAACATCCACTCGCATTAATGGACGTGTGTGGAAAGGCTACTTAGAGATAACACAATCATTTGTTGATACCATATGTTCTGTGGTACATCCAAACCCAAGCTGAAAAACAAGTGTTGAATCATTGCATCGACCTCCGACGAGATTACAAACTTGCTATCTAGCTGGTAAACAAATTCTACTGTAACCAAAAGCGTTTCTGAGTCATCCTATCAGCTAAAAAAACAGATTATAAACTGACATAATAACTTATTAGAGATAACCCCAATGCTTATACGTAGGTCATCATTTGAAGTGCTACCTTTCTTTTCATCTCGTCTACCATCGAATCAAAATCGGAACCATCCAGCAACGGCACGGCAGTTAAGGTTCAGCCAAGGGTCAATGCAAGGATCTTACTTCAAAACCACCTCTGGAGTTTTTTCTTGTCCAAACGGGTTTTGAAGGAAAATTGGAGCTCATGTTGGGCTCCAGATTAATATGCGTTGGCGTTTTATTAACCAAACAACTTCTTTTGCAAGTCATGCGTTTTTTATTTTAGAGCTATTTGTAGGCTTACCTCATGTACTTATATAGAGCTGCCGATTTTCcttatgaattttaattttagctaaTTCCTCTAAACTTTAGTAACTAGCCAATTTTCCTCCTGAACCTcctaaaattttttaaataaccAATCTCCCCCACTAGGAttggattttaaatttttcatccaattttccGTTCTTTTTGCCCCGTATAGTTGTCATGTGTTGTTAACGTAATCAAAATGAAtggaaaattatatgaaattttttaaaatctagTGTCAGGGGGGGTTGAAAGTTTAGGAaataattggctaaaattaaaagttcaatgtgaaaattgactaattataaaagttcagagAATAATAaagtaaaaccaaaatttaaggGAGAAATTAATAGTTCTATACAGATTTATGGGCAAATCGACAAATATGGCGCCTTGTTTTTATAACTAGAAACTGTTTATTAAAAGGGTATTTATGTAATTCTATTTCACTGTAAAGAAAAGGAAGGGCAAAGGGTTTCGAACTTTGGAGAAAAGCCGCTTAAGGGTttaggagaagaagaagccggCACCCCCACGGTGGGAGCACTGTCGAAATCACAGACGAAAATGTGGAGGAAAGCCATAgcaacagcaacagcagcagcaacacGCTTCGGCTCACTTCACCACCCATGGCGCACGATAGCACGCCCCCACTCAACCACCGCATCCCCCTCCGCCGCCGTCGACTCCGTTATCCTGCGCTCCCTCAAGGAACACTATCTCGATGTCCAGAAAATGAACCCTCCCCCAAAAATCAACCCTCCCTCGCCCTTCACAGTCGTCCAGGGCTCGCTCGACGGCAACGGCCCCGCGCTCAAGCGGATTTTCGGCCGGGAGGAGATCACCATATCGGTGATGCGAATGGCAAATATTATTCCTGGCGATGGCGGAGAAGACGACGATGCCGATGACACGAACCAGTTGTTCCTACACCTCGATGTTTCAAAGCCCGGGCAGAAGGAGTCTCTACATTTTCTT is from Pyrus communis chromosome 10, drPyrComm1.1, whole genome shotgun sequence and encodes:
- the LOC137748440 gene encoding uncharacterized protein At2g39795, mitochondrial-like → MWRKAIATATAAATRFGSLHHPWRTIARPHSTTASPSAAVDSVILRSLKEHYLDVQKMNPPPKINPPSPFTVVQGSLDGNGPALKRIFGREEITISVMRMANIIPGDGGEDDDADDTNQLFLHLDVSKPGQKESLHFLCALYPDALGIHSVSLRKIADLSSSRDVLSTYNGPVFEDLNETMRDAFHNYLEERGVSESLFPFLRAWLYVKDHRNLLRWFKSVGTFINENKKVKDS